One genomic segment of Borrelia miyamotoi includes these proteins:
- a CDS encoding ABC transporter permease, translating to MHKLKKPHIMLSILLGIFSLFLIITPKLINENSKFAIYKKDPNKIYNQPSNERPQPPTDKNPLGTDKMGRDILARLILATRNSILLSFSYATISAIIGLFIGITIGNFKFKTCLIISKLIETLQTIPFSYILMLIFHYFAKQKNYNILEVAVTLALIHGWIKFSFIARNNTLIIKNLDYIKASKTLGASQSRIIIHHIFPEVFSSISSIIPLQISKSLTTFEIVSFLQKADKSSYPSLGELLQYMEMGKEYFWIWGNPLIILITINIILTPISLKLKTYTKSFISS from the coding sequence ATGCATAAATTAAAAAAGCCACATATCATGTTATCAATACTATTAGGAATATTCTCTTTATTTTTAATAATAACTCCTAAACTAATTAACGAAAATTCAAAATTCGCAATATATAAAAAAGATCCGAATAAAATATACAATCAACCAAGCAATGAACGACCTCAACCACCAACAGACAAAAATCCTTTGGGAACGGACAAAATGGGCAGAGATATACTAGCAAGACTAATACTTGCCACTAGAAATTCTATTTTACTATCATTTAGTTATGCAACAATTTCTGCAATAATTGGACTCTTTATAGGAATAACAATAGGAAATTTCAAATTTAAAACTTGTTTGATCATTTCAAAACTAATAGAAACACTACAAACAATACCATTTTCTTACATATTAATGCTAATTTTTCACTACTTTGCAAAACAAAAAAATTATAATATATTGGAAGTTGCAGTTACTTTAGCCTTAATACATGGATGGATTAAATTTTCATTCATAGCAAGAAACAATACACTGATAATTAAAAACCTTGATTATATAAAAGCAAGTAAGACTCTTGGTGCAAGTCAATCTAGAATAATAATACATCACATATTCCCAGAAGTTTTTTCATCAATATCATCGATAATCCCTCTACAAATTTCAAAGAGTCTAACTACATTTGAAATAGTAAGTTTCTTACAAAAAGCAGACAAAAGCTCTTATCCTAGTCTTGGAGAACTTTTACAATACATGGAAATGGGAAAAGAATACTTTTGGATATGGGGCAATCCATTAATTATATTAATCACTATTAACATCATACTAACACCAATAAGCTTAAAACTTAAAACATACACAAAATCTTTTATTTCATCATGA